From one Thiovulum sp. ES genomic stretch:
- a CDS encoding putative ATPase (AAA+ superfamily), with protein sequence MEVITAGELELFKTAPRQLQLPKKGDIQIHGVSQSGKTTLVLQSLEGKDFLYFDLRNEVDFPKIMQYVRRNREISIFVFEIYNLDISKLVLPKKGRKIVISWKKRELENFQSFRLFPPTFEEFLSFRNSYESIESSFLHFSETGSFPIFARSTDFIFRQNDRILHFALSEFQIDILTDIANNIGVSRSKLNIYASLKERRRISKDRFYRDFSELLEIGYIFVIDEFEKYNSNKFYLLDSALLQTIRERKNFSRLFENLVISEFGKRGKVGRFFRNIDFFNDEVGYLFLPFLDEDTIDKHLEKNLSSFQSINLKKVIIITMDYEEETVFEKISVEAIPFVRWATTF encoded by the coding sequence ATGGAAGTTATTACCGCAGGAGAACTTGAGCTTTTTAAAACAGCTCCAAGACAACTCCAACTTCCAAAAAAGGGAGACATTCAGATTCATGGAGTCTCCCAAAGTGGGAAAACGACTCTTGTTTTACAAAGTCTTGAGGGAAAAGATTTCCTCTATTTTGATTTAAGAAATGAGGTCGATTTTCCAAAAATCATGCAATATGTTCGCCGAAATAGAGAAATCTCAATTTTTGTTTTTGAAATTTATAATTTGGATATTTCAAAATTGGTTTTGCCAAAAAAAGGTAGAAAAATTGTAATCTCTTGGAAAAAAAGAGAGTTAGAGAATTTCCAAAGTTTTAGACTTTTTCCGCCAACATTTGAAGAGTTTTTATCATTCAGAAATAGTTATGAGAGTATTGAGAGCTCATTTTTGCACTTTTCTGAAACAGGAAGTTTCCCAATTTTTGCTCGTTCAACTGATTTTATTTTTCGACAAAACGACAGAATTCTCCATTTTGCACTTTCTGAATTTCAAATTGACATTTTGACTGATATTGCAAATAATATTGGTGTTTCTCGTAGTAAATTAAATATTTATGCTTCTTTAAAAGAGAGACGGAGAATTTCCAAAGACCGTTTTTATCGTGATTTTTCAGAACTTTTAGAGATTGGATATATTTTTGTAATTGATGAATTCGAGAAATACAATAGTAATAAATTTTATCTTCTCGATTCTGCTCTTCTTCAAACAATTCGGGAAAGAAAAAATTTCAGTCGTCTTTTTGAAAATCTTGTAATTTCAGAATTTGGAAAACGGGGAAAAGTTGGTCGGTTTTTTCGGAATATTGATTTTTTTAACGATGAGGTCGGTTATCTATTTTTACCATTTCTTGATGAAGATACAATCGATAAACATTTGGAAAAAAATTTATCATCTTTCCAAAGTATAAATCTCAAAAAAGTTATCATAATTACAATGGATTATGAAGAAGAGACTGTTTTTGAAAAAATTTCAGTTGAAGCAATTCCATTTGTTCGCTGGGCAACTACTTTTTAA